One Elusimicrobiales bacterium genomic region harbors:
- a CDS encoding nitroreductase family protein — protein sequence MELKKILEERRSYRSLETGVVTDELVKELAQAAALMPSCYNNQPWRFVFARDGQVLKKLHGALSPGNEWAQAAPLLIAVFSKKDLDCVIKEREYYLFDTGMAASALILRAWDLGFVAHAIAGYDPAAVAAALNIPQEFNVIALIVVAKKSASGPLLNEKQAADEPNRPPRLPFEKFAWLDGYKA from the coding sequence ATGGAACTCAAAAAAATACTGGAAGAGCGCCGCTCTTACCGCTCGCTTGAAACAGGGGTCGTAACGGACGAGCTTGTTAAAGAACTTGCGCAGGCGGCGGCGCTGATGCCCTCCTGCTACAACAACCAGCCCTGGCGTTTTGTGTTCGCGCGCGACGGGCAGGTTCTTAAAAAGCTGCATGGCGCGCTCTCGCCGGGCAACGAGTGGGCGCAGGCCGCGCCGCTGCTGATAGCGGTGTTTAGCAAAAAGGATTTGGACTGCGTCATAAAAGAGCGCGAGTATTACCTGTTTGACACCGGCATGGCCGCCTCCGCTCTTATACTGCGTGCCTGGGATTTGGGTTTTGTGGCCCACGCGATTGCGGGCTACGACCCCGCCGCCGTCGCCGCCGCGCTTAACATCCCGCAGGAATTCAACGTAATCGCGCTGATTGTGGTCGCAAAAAAATCCGCGTCCGGCCCGCTGCTGAACGAAAAGCAGGCCGCCGACGAGCCAAACCGCCCCCCCCGTCTCCCCTTCGAAAAATTCGCCTGGCTGGACGGATATAAAGCCTGA